In the Corynebacterium gerontici genome, one interval contains:
- the ftsE gene encoding cell division ATP-binding protein FtsE — protein MITFSHVTKSYKTSTRPALDDISLHIEKGEFVFLIGPSGSGKSTFLQLMIRETNLSSGDLHLGDFHVNKLRGKQINQLRQRIGYVFQDFRLLQQKNVYDNVAFALEVIGTPKDKIRHLVPETLEMVGLAGKEHRMPQELSGGEQQRVAIARAFVNRPLVLLADEPTGNLDPETSDGIMLLLNQINRTGTTVIMSTHNARAVNDMRRRVIELNLGKLVRDDAHGVYGEAK, from the coding sequence GTGATCACCTTCTCGCATGTGACTAAGTCCTATAAAACCTCCACGCGCCCCGCGCTGGACGACATTTCGCTGCACATTGAAAAAGGGGAATTCGTCTTCCTGATCGGGCCATCGGGATCCGGCAAGTCCACATTCCTGCAGCTCATGATCCGTGAGACGAACCTGAGCTCCGGTGATTTGCATCTGGGCGATTTTCATGTGAACAAACTGCGCGGCAAGCAGATCAATCAGTTGCGACAGCGCATCGGCTACGTGTTCCAAGACTTCCGGCTACTGCAGCAAAAGAACGTCTACGACAACGTGGCCTTCGCACTCGAGGTGATCGGCACACCCAAGGACAAGATCCGTCACCTCGTGCCAGAAACCCTGGAAATGGTGGGGCTCGCGGGCAAAGAACACCGCATGCCCCAAGAACTCTCCGGCGGCGAGCAGCAGCGCGTGGCAATTGCTCGCGCCTTCGTCAACCGCCCGCTGGTGCTGCTTGCCGATGAGCCCACCGGCAACCTCGACCCCGAAACCTCTGACGGGATCATGCTGTTGCTCAACCAAATCAACCGCACCGGCACCACCGTCATCATGTCTACCCACAATGCACGGGCCGTGAACGACATGCGCCGACGCGTGATCGAACTCAACCTGGGCAAGCTGGTGCGCGACGATGCCCACGGCGTGTACGGCGAAGCGAAATAA
- the ftsX gene encoding permease-like cell division protein FtsX, with amino-acid sequence MKQGFVFREAFRGLGRNITMTIALVITTAISLALLATGFLVTNMTERTKEIYLDRVEVMVQFNEEISANDKDCSTKDCQEVRDKLQASDGVESVTFRSREQSYERFVEVFQDTDPLLVEETSRDALPAALHVRLKDPLDTEPLDAVRDMKQVDTIVDQVDDLRGATDNLDSIRNATFLFAAIQAIAAIFLIVNMVQIAAFNRREEISIMRMVGASRWYTQAPFVLEAVIATLIGAVLSGAALFGGKAWVIDKALNGLYESQLIARVSSADIWTVLPVVAIVGVIFAALTAQVTLRWYVRK; translated from the coding sequence ATGAAACAAGGATTTGTCTTCCGCGAAGCATTCCGCGGCCTCGGACGCAACATCACCATGACCATCGCGCTCGTGATCACCACCGCGATCTCCCTAGCGCTGCTGGCCACCGGTTTCTTGGTTACCAACATGACCGAGCGAACCAAAGAGATCTACCTCGACCGCGTAGAAGTCATGGTGCAGTTCAATGAGGAGATCTCAGCCAACGACAAAGACTGCTCCACCAAAGACTGCCAGGAAGTACGCGATAAGCTCCAAGCCTCCGATGGCGTAGAAAGCGTGACCTTCCGATCCCGCGAACAAAGCTATGAACGCTTTGTAGAGGTATTCCAAGACACTGACCCGCTGCTGGTAGAAGAAACCTCCCGCGACGCGCTCCCGGCAGCCTTGCACGTGCGCTTGAAAGATCCACTCGATACCGAACCCCTGGATGCCGTTCGCGACATGAAGCAGGTCGATACCATCGTGGATCAGGTGGATGATCTCCGAGGTGCCACCGATAACCTCGACTCCATCCGCAACGCCACTTTCCTCTTCGCCGCCATCCAGGCCATTGCCGCGATCTTCCTCATTGTGAACATGGTGCAGATCGCAGCATTTAACCGCCGCGAAGAAATCTCCATCATGCGCATGGTGGGTGCCTCGCGCTGGTACACCCAAGCACCATTCGTGCTTGAGGCTGTGATTGCCACCCTCATCGGTGCCGTGCTTTCCGGCGCAGCGCTATTCGGCGGCAAGGCATGGGTGATTGATAAAGCACTCAATGGTCTCTATGAATCTCAATTGATCGCCCGAGTCAGCAGCGCCGATATTTGGACAGTGCTGCCCGTTGTTGCCATCGTGGGCGTCATTTTTGCAGCGCTTACAGCCCAGGTGACCTTGCGTTGGTACGTGCGCAAGTAG
- the smpB gene encoding SsrA-binding protein SmpB, with protein MAKKKKAANSNPVLATNRKARHDYKILDTFECGVVLLGTEIKSLREGRVSLVDAFATIDEGEVWLRHLNIPVYSRGSWTNHSPYRTRKLLLHRREIDSLMGKVRDGNKTLVPLSLYLKDGRVKLELALAQGKQDYDKREDIKRRTTEREIVREVGRKIKGINA; from the coding sequence ATGGCGAAAAAGAAGAAGGCAGCGAACTCAAACCCGGTGCTCGCAACCAACCGCAAGGCGCGCCACGATTACAAGATCCTCGATACCTTCGAGTGTGGCGTGGTGCTGCTTGGCACCGAAATTAAGTCCTTGCGCGAAGGTCGCGTCTCGTTGGTCGATGCCTTCGCCACCATTGATGAGGGCGAAGTCTGGCTGCGCCACCTGAATATTCCGGTGTATTCGCGCGGATCCTGGACCAATCACTCGCCTTATCGCACCCGCAAACTCCTGCTGCACCGACGCGAGATCGACTCGCTTATGGGCAAAGTACGCGATGGCAATAAGACCTTGGTGCCGCTCTCGCTGTACCTCAAGGATGGCCGCGTCAAGCTCGAACTAGCGCTGGCCCAAGGCAAGCAAGACTACGACAAGCGCGAAGACATCAAACGCCGCACCACCGAACGCGAAATTGTGCGCGAGGTGGGCCGCAAAATTAAAGGCATCAACGCATGA
- a CDS encoding DUF488 domain-containing protein, producing MRCERIYSVVHGEATVDGTGVMVDRLWPRGVSKAETSEFLWLKNVAPSPELRKWFDHDPKKFEEFSKRYREELNANESEDLERLLSLDEATLLYAAKDAEHNHALVLAQWCAEAQSQKT from the coding sequence ATGAGATGCGAAAGGATCTACAGCGTTGTACACGGCGAAGCAACGGTGGACGGCACCGGCGTGATGGTGGATCGCTTATGGCCACGCGGGGTATCGAAAGCAGAAACCAGCGAGTTTTTGTGGCTGAAAAACGTCGCGCCTTCCCCCGAATTGCGCAAGTGGTTCGATCACGACCCCAAAAAGTTTGAAGAATTTAGCAAGCGCTACCGCGAAGAATTAAACGCAAACGAATCTGAAGATCTGGAACGGCTGCTGAGCCTGGATGAGGCCACCTTGCTCTACGCGGCCAAAGACGCAGAACACAACCACGCGCTGGTACTGGCTCAGTGGTGCGCGGAGGCGCAATCTCAAAAGACCTGA